The following coding sequences are from one Rathayibacter sp. SW19 window:
- a CDS encoding sodium:proton antiporter produces MTLYPYLVAVAIFLLGVIGIARSRNLVQAIVCLAVAQSATYVLLLSVGYQNGATAPIFNSSPTGAKHLVDPVVQALTLTDIVVSTAVTSMLLALTIQIAKTHDTVNPDNLRALRG; encoded by the coding sequence ATGACGCTGTATCCCTATCTGGTTGCCGTTGCAATTTTCTTGCTCGGTGTGATCGGTATCGCTCGCAGTCGGAACCTGGTGCAAGCGATCGTCTGTCTTGCCGTTGCGCAATCCGCGACCTATGTGCTTCTGTTGTCGGTCGGCTACCAGAATGGCGCGACCGCGCCTATCTTCAACTCGTCGCCGACCGGTGCGAAGCACCTGGTCGATCCGGTCGTCCAGGCGTTGACGTTGACGGATATCGTCGTCTCGACCGCAGTGACGTCGATGCTGCTGGCATTGACGATTCAGATCGCCAAAACACACGACACCGTGAATCCGGACAACTTGCGGGCGCTGCGAGGCTGA
- a CDS encoding MnhB domain-containing protein has translation MVVAVPVTLILGVDVVTHGAITPGGGFQGDVILATGLHLMYVGGRYSAFRRLRPLGWFEQAEAIGVIAFAAIGASALALGGAWLANVLPYGALAQLVSSGSVPLLNGAVGLAVAGSMVVLIAHFLEQRHLSWPQRSGGSSSATIESEDRA, from the coding sequence GTGGTCGTCGCCGTTCCGGTCACGCTGATCCTCGGTGTTGACGTCGTTACGCACGGAGCAATTACTCCCGGCGGAGGATTTCAGGGCGATGTCATCCTGGCGACTGGCTTACATCTGATGTACGTCGGCGGTCGATATTCTGCGTTCAGGCGGCTGCGCCCGCTTGGCTGGTTCGAGCAAGCTGAGGCAATCGGCGTGATTGCGTTCGCAGCGATCGGCGCGAGTGCACTGGCCTTGGGAGGGGCGTGGTTGGCCAATGTGCTCCCGTACGGTGCTCTGGCACAACTCGTCTCATCGGGCAGCGTGCCGTTGCTCAATGGTGCCGTCGGGCTCGCTGTTGCAGGCAGCATGGTGGTGCTGATCGCCCATTTCCTCGAGCAGCGGCACCTGTCATGGCCACAGCGTTCCGGCGGGTCGTCATCGGCGACGATAGAGAGCGAGGACCGGGCATGA
- a CDS encoding amino acid permease codes for MTGETLTRPVDVRKHSVKKAAFMSVPTVGFLTAAAVVTSLRGLPVMAKEELTMFTYIGFAVILFLIPAALVSAELGSAFSNRKGGVYTWIGEAFGQRWGFVGIWLQWIQNVVWFPTGLAFAAAAAAFALNDAGLANAHIYVGIFCIVSYWLATLLALRGSAILARVAKYGFLIGTVVPGAVLVLLFLWWATTGHAMGWSTATDSAVSHVVNGSAGPRLLPLLAGLGSLAFLGNIMLLFAGVEVQSVHVGEMKNPRRGFPAAMLLASIVSIAVFLLGSLAVAALVPYNKLVLQTGVFEALKTVLVDQWHIGWVVQVLAALIAFGALSGALAWLSSPSRGLLATAHDGLLPPLMQKTNKQGAPRNILIIQAIIVTAVSSIYLFTSNVSGAFFLISTVTISLYIVMYLLMYAAAIRLRYTQPKLARAFKIPGGKAGMWIVAGLGFAAVAFSLLVSFFPPTQLPVGNPVIYVALVAAGLVVFVSAALLIYRFRKPSWQDEGPDQELHEASFQTPPSGTERRTAGEPHRQVAGG; via the coding sequence ATGACCGGCGAAACACTCACTCGACCCGTCGACGTTCGAAAGCACAGCGTCAAGAAGGCTGCGTTCATGTCGGTCCCGACCGTCGGTTTCCTCACCGCAGCCGCAGTCGTCACCAGCCTCCGGGGATTGCCCGTGATGGCCAAAGAAGAACTCACGATGTTCACCTACATCGGCTTCGCCGTCATCCTCTTCCTCATCCCCGCGGCACTCGTGTCAGCAGAACTCGGGAGCGCGTTCTCCAACCGCAAAGGCGGCGTATACACCTGGATCGGGGAAGCGTTCGGGCAACGCTGGGGCTTCGTCGGCATCTGGTTGCAATGGATTCAGAACGTTGTCTGGTTTCCCACTGGTCTCGCGTTCGCGGCGGCGGCCGCGGCCTTCGCGCTGAACGACGCAGGCCTCGCCAACGCCCACATCTACGTCGGGATCTTCTGTATCGTCAGCTACTGGCTCGCGACGCTCCTCGCCCTCCGTGGTAGCGCGATCCTTGCCAGGGTCGCCAAGTACGGGTTCCTGATCGGCACCGTCGTTCCCGGTGCGGTGCTCGTCCTGCTGTTTCTCTGGTGGGCTACGACCGGTCACGCCATGGGTTGGTCGACCGCAACGGACTCTGCGGTCAGCCACGTCGTCAACGGTTCCGCAGGGCCTCGTTTGCTTCCGCTTCTCGCCGGACTCGGGTCGCTTGCGTTCCTCGGCAACATCATGCTGCTCTTCGCCGGCGTCGAAGTTCAATCGGTGCACGTCGGAGAGATGAAGAACCCACGACGCGGGTTCCCGGCAGCGATGCTGCTGGCCTCGATCGTCTCCATAGCGGTCTTCCTGCTCGGCTCGCTCGCCGTCGCCGCCCTGGTGCCCTACAACAAGCTCGTCCTCCAGACCGGAGTGTTCGAAGCGCTGAAAACAGTCCTGGTCGACCAGTGGCATATCGGCTGGGTCGTCCAAGTGCTCGCGGCACTCATCGCGTTCGGCGCGCTCAGTGGCGCCCTGGCCTGGTTGTCCTCGCCCAGCAGAGGTCTCCTCGCGACCGCGCACGACGGCTTACTGCCGCCGCTCATGCAGAAGACCAACAAGCAGGGCGCCCCCCGCAACATCCTGATCATCCAGGCGATCATCGTGACCGCCGTCTCCTCGATCTACCTGTTCACGTCGAACGTCAGCGGAGCGTTCTTCCTGATCTCCACCGTCACAATCAGCCTCTACATCGTGATGTACCTGCTCATGTACGCCGCCGCAATCCGACTCCGCTACACACAGCCCAAACTGGCACGCGCATTCAAAATCCCGGGCGGCAAAGCAGGAATGTGGATCGTCGCCGGACTCGGCTTCGCGGCCGTCGCTTTCTCCCTCCTCGTATCGTTCTTTCCGCCGACACAACTGCCTGTTGGAAATCCCGTCATCTACGTCGCGCTGGTCGCGGCGGGACTGGTCGTCTTCGTGAGCGCTGCGCTACTGATCTATCGCTTCCGGAAACCCAGCTGGCAAGACGAAGGACCCGACCAGGAACTGCACGAGGCCAGTTTTCAAACGCCACCATCAGGAACCGAAAGGCGGACGGCTGGCGAGCCCCATCGCCAAGTGGCCGGAGGCTAA
- a CDS encoding glutamate decarboxylase, translating into MTITANPVPLDDELGDVFASPSMIRRAPKSHFPAPERDPRDVYQLVHDELMLDGVARMNLATFCTTWVETEVRQLMADSIDKNIIDKDEYPQTAELENRCVHMLADLFNSPDAAGTIGTSTTGSSEAAMLGGLAAKWTWKAKRIAAGKSTATPNFVCGPVQVCWEKFGRYFDVETRQVPMNDRYVMTAEEAIAQCDENTIAVVVTFGQTFTGLFEDVAAISAALDDLQARTGLDIPIHVDAASGGFVAPFCAPEIDWDFRLPRVKSINASGHKTGLAPIGSGWVIWRERGDLPDELIFNVNYLGGQMPTFNLNFSRPGGQVISSYYLFLRLGKEGYRKIQAATYEVAQHLAAGITRLGRFELVFSGDPTLGIPAVTWKLSAGEHAHNLFDLAEELRTRGWLVPAYTLPAGQEAVTVQRIIVRHGFSIDMADLLLEDMRRGIAKLDDRPPSRKLTAGEATGFNHDAIPAVPAELVKS; encoded by the coding sequence ATGACGATCACCGCGAACCCGGTCCCTCTGGACGACGAACTCGGCGACGTATTCGCCTCGCCCTCGATGATCAGAAGGGCTCCGAAGAGTCATTTTCCCGCGCCCGAACGGGACCCACGAGATGTGTATCAGCTCGTCCATGACGAGCTGATGCTCGATGGGGTCGCCCGGATGAACCTCGCCACGTTCTGCACCACCTGGGTCGAAACCGAAGTCCGCCAGCTCATGGCCGACTCGATCGATAAGAACATCATCGACAAAGACGAGTACCCGCAAACCGCTGAACTCGAGAACCGTTGCGTGCATATGCTCGCCGACCTCTTCAACTCCCCGGACGCTGCCGGCACCATCGGCACTTCCACGACTGGCTCCAGCGAAGCAGCCATGCTCGGGGGTCTTGCTGCGAAATGGACCTGGAAGGCGAAGCGAATCGCTGCCGGAAAATCGACCGCGACCCCGAACTTCGTATGCGGGCCCGTGCAGGTCTGCTGGGAGAAGTTCGGCCGATACTTCGATGTCGAAACCCGACAGGTGCCGATGAACGACCGGTATGTCATGACGGCGGAGGAAGCGATCGCTCAGTGCGACGAGAACACCATTGCCGTCGTCGTGACTTTTGGTCAGACGTTCACCGGCCTGTTCGAGGATGTCGCGGCGATCAGCGCTGCACTCGACGACCTCCAGGCGCGCACCGGCTTAGACATTCCCATTCACGTCGACGCTGCCAGTGGCGGTTTCGTCGCACCGTTCTGTGCCCCTGAGATCGATTGGGACTTCCGCCTCCCGCGGGTCAAATCCATCAACGCGTCTGGACACAAGACCGGTCTTGCGCCGATCGGGAGCGGCTGGGTGATTTGGCGTGAACGCGGCGATTTGCCGGACGAACTGATCTTCAATGTGAACTACCTCGGCGGTCAGATGCCGACGTTCAACCTAAATTTCTCCCGACCCGGCGGGCAGGTCATCTCCTCGTACTATCTCTTCCTCCGGCTCGGCAAAGAGGGTTACCGCAAGATCCAGGCCGCAACGTACGAGGTCGCCCAGCACCTCGCAGCAGGGATTACCCGCCTCGGTCGGTTCGAGCTTGTCTTCAGCGGCGACCCGACCCTGGGCATCCCCGCTGTGACCTGGAAGCTCAGTGCAGGCGAGCACGCACACAACCTGTTCGACCTGGCCGAAGAACTGCGCACCCGCGGCTGGCTGGTCCCTGCCTACACGTTGCCCGCCGGACAGGAAGCTGTGACCGTGCAGCGCATCATCGTGCGCCATGGCTTCAGCATCGACATGGCCGACCTCCTCCTTGAGGACATGCGCCGCGGCATTGCGAAGCTCGACGACCGCCCCCCGTCGAGGAAACTCACGGCGGGTGAGGCAACTGGTTTCAATCACGACGCGATCCCTGCAGTGCCGGCCGAACTGGTGAAATCATGA
- a CDS encoding GAF and ANTAR domain-containing protein, producing MLSPRPIPRLRRVFPIGSGATISAPRSSICCRCPARRSRYFGAANTGEQISVSDIAASAGHWPAFSDAALEQGFRSVHAIPMRLRGDTIGTMNLFGTSVGELTRRNAAAAQALADVATIGILQERVAAHANVVAEQLQKALNSRVLIEQAKGAIAQANGTSMGESFAVLRRYARNHNLTLHAVSVAITNRSLRIAALIDSGERITRYKRAAWRSRKLPDAIAPARA from the coding sequence ATGCTGTCCCCGCGTCCGATCCCCCGACTCCGACGGGTGTTCCCGATTGGGAGTGGGGCGACGATCTCTGCGCCCCGTTCGTCGATCTGCTGCCGGTGTCCGGCGCGTCGATCGCGGTATTTCGGCGCGGCGAACACCGGCGAGCAAATCTCGGTCTCCGATATCGCAGCTTCCGCCGGACACTGGCCGGCTTTCAGCGACGCAGCTCTCGAACAGGGATTCCGTTCCGTGCACGCGATACCCATGAGACTGCGCGGTGACACGATCGGCACGATGAACCTCTTCGGCACATCGGTGGGAGAACTCACCCGCCGAAACGCGGCAGCCGCACAAGCTCTCGCGGACGTGGCGACAATCGGGATCCTCCAAGAACGCGTCGCGGCCCATGCAAACGTGGTGGCTGAGCAACTCCAGAAAGCGCTCAACAGTAGAGTCCTCATCGAACAGGCCAAGGGTGCCATCGCCCAAGCCAACGGCACCTCGATGGGCGAGTCCTTCGCTGTTCTGCGCCGTTACGCACGCAACCACAACCTCACCCTCCACGCCGTGTCCGTGGCCATCACCAACCGGTCACTTCGCATCGCCGCGCTCATCGACAGTGGCGAGCGGATCACCAGGTATAAGCGGGCAGCCTGGCGCAGTCGAAAGCTCCCCGATGCCATTGCGCCGGCGAGAGCGTAG